The proteins below are encoded in one region of Oncorhynchus gorbuscha isolate QuinsamMale2020 ecotype Even-year linkage group LG01, OgorEven_v1.0, whole genome shotgun sequence:
- the klhl6 gene encoding kelch-like protein 6: MSDSLERTTDTPLPGPSEKTPREGSDPGEEGEGGDVSGMRWEDGGLSVELQRGMETLRVSGELTDVTLRVQEQDFPCHRAVLAAASHYYRAMFCSGLRESHEKQVEIKGVDSETMKTLLDYTYTSRATITHTNVQRTLEAASLFQFPRVVEACAGFLADSLQPESCVGVLRLAEAHSLPALRDRVQDYLVSEFSRVVQHEEYLELPAGALQNALKRDDLGVTREESVFEALMRWVRAKEEERCLLLAGLLSYVRLPLLEPAYFLETVEADQLIRRCDEAFTLLQEARTYHLSGNEVVTERTKPRLQHYLSEVFMIIGGCTKEERFVATVTCLDPLRRSRLEVAKLPITEMEEESHNRKWVEFACVTFRNEVFISGGKETQHEAWKYNGALDRWIPIEPLVTGRWRHKMAVHGGKVYALGGFDGTQRLTSVEAYDTFHNRWTPAPPLLLGVSSFAAASFNKWIFAIGGGPNGKLATDRLQCWEPGTESWGLRSPMPIEAKCTNAVTFRERIYVVGGAMHALYCYSPQSDSWSMVTRLGERASCAIAACNNKLFITGGRDDKNQVISTVMCWDPVTTTMTEECVLPLGVSHHGSVTLHKSYTHIHRIAPATVSV, from the exons ATGAGTGACTCGTTGGAGAGGACCACCGACACCCCTCTGCCTGGGCCCTCAGAGAAAACCCCCAGAGAAGGCTCTGACCCTGGGGAAGAGGGTGAAGGGGGTGATGTAAGTGGGATGCGTTGGGAAGATGGAGGGCTGTCTGTGGAGCTTCAGAGGGGGATGGAGACGCTTCGTGTGAGTGGAGAGCTGACCGACGTGACTCTGCGAGTTCAGGAACAGGACTTCCCCTGCCACAGAGCTGTGCTCGCCGCCGCCAGCCACTACTatag GGCGATGTTCTGCAGTGGTctgagagagagtcatgagaagCAGGTGGAGATTAAAGGGGTGGACAGTGAGACCATGAAGACTCTACTGGACTACACCTATACCAGCCGAgccaccatcacacacaccaacgtCCAGAGAACACTGGAGGCCGCCAGCCTGTTCCAG TTTCCTCGTGTAGTGGAGGCATGTGCAGGGTTCCTGGCTGACTCTCTCCAGCCAGAGAGCTGTGTAGGTGTACTGCGTCTGGCTGAGGCCCATTCATTGCCTGCACTGAGAGACAGGGTCCAGGACTACCTGGTTTCAGAGTTCTCCAGAGTGGTTCAACATGAGGAGTACCTGGAGCTGCCAGCGGGGGCGTTGCAGAACGCTCTGAAGAGAGATGACCTGGGAGTGACACGGGAGGAGAGTGTGTTTGAG GCTCTGATGCGCTGGGTGCGagcaaaggaggaggagagatgccTCCTACTAGCTGGTCTTCTGTCATACGTGCGTCTGCCACTGCTGGAGCCGGCTTACTTCCTGGAAACGGTGGAGGCCGACCAGCTGATTCGCCGCTGTGACGAGGCCTTCACCCTACTGCAGGAGGCCCGCACCTACCACCTGTCAGGCAACGAG gttgtcACGGAGCGTACCAAGCCTCGTTTACAGCACTACCTATCTGAGGTGTTCATGATCATCGGTGGCTGCACCAAAGAGGAGCGCTTCGTTGCCACTGTGACCTGCCTTGACCCTCTGCGCCGCAGCCGACTGGAAGTCGCCAAGCTGCCAAtcacagagatggaggaggagtccCACAACCGGAAGTGGGTGGAGTTTGCTTGTGTCACCTTCCGGAATGAGGTGTTCATATCCG GTGGAAAAGAGACACAGCACGAGGCGTGGAAGTACAATGGTGCCCTGGACAGGTGGATCCCCATTGAGCCCCTGGTGACTGGGCGCTGGAGACACAAGATGGCGGTTCACGGGGGGAAGGTGTATGCCCTGGGGGGGTTCGATGGGACTCAGAGACTCACCAGCGTGGAAGCCTACGACACATTTCACAACCGCTGGACAccg GCCCCGCCCCTCCTGTTGGGCGTCAGCTCATTCGCTGCAGCAAGCTTCAATAAGTGGATCTTTGCGATCGGGGGAGGGCCCAACGGGAAGCTGGCCACTGATAGGCTGCAGTGCTGGGAGCCAGGGACTGAGAGCTGGGGCCTGCGGTCGCCCATGCCCATCGAGGCTAAATGTACTAATGCTGTCACCTTCAGGGAACGCATCTATGTAGTTG gtGGTGCCATGCATGCTCTGTACTGCTACTCCCCCCAGTCAGACAGCTGGTCTATGGTGACCCGGCTGGGCGAGAGGGCGAGCTGCGCCATCGCAGCCTGTAACAACAAACTATTCATCACTGGTGGCCGTGACGACAAGAACCAGGTCATCTCCACGGTGATGTGCTGGGACCCAGTCACAACCACAATGACAGAGGAATGTGTGTTACCGCTTGGTGTCTCTCACCATGGAAGCGTCACACTCCACAAGTCCTACACGCACATACACAGGATAGCACCTGCAACCGTGTCGGTGTGA